Part of the Nitrospira sp. SG-bin1 genome is shown below.
CACGGCGCTTCGCCGTCCACCGCTCAATGGGTTCGGTTATATCTGTTGCCATCTCGCCACCTCCTCGGTCCGCTCAAGACCATGTCGTGAAGGTGGTCTCCATTGCAAGGGGAGCAGGATAGTCCGTCGCATTGTAGGCTCTGCGCCCTTGAAAGGAAGTCCATGGAGAATAATTTCAGAACTAGGGGTCTTTCTAATCTCACAGGAGTCGGATGTGCTGTACAGTGACAATCAAGAACGACAATGGAAATATTGTGAACACATAGCGGAAACGTTATGAGCCGCAATATAAAAATTGTCGATTCCCAGGAAGCTCCGCTTTCGAAAGAAAGCGGAGCTTTTTTATGCTCGGCGAAATCCCTCGTCACAAATCATGAACGAACGTGATCAAGGTCTTTGGTACAAGAACGCCGTCCTGTACGGTCTCGATGTGGCGACGTTTCAAGATTCCAACGGAGACGGGATCGGTGATTTCCCCGGTTTGATCGATCGATTGGATTATTTGACCGATCTTGGCGTGACGTGCGTTTGGCTGTTGCCCTTTTTCCCCTCTCCGAATCGCGACAACGGATATGACGTCACCGACTATTTGGGCGTGGATCCGCGGCTCGGCACCTTCGATGAGTTTCACAGGTTCGTGCGCAAGGCCGGAGAACGGGGGATCCGCGTATTGATCGACCTCGTCATGGACCATACGTCCAATGAACATCCTTGGTTCCGGGCCGCCCGCCAAGATCCGGCCTCGCGGTATCGACGCTATTACACATGGACGGACAGCCCCCCGCCACATGAGCCGGAGAAAGGCAACATCTTTCCCGACCAAGAATCATCGGTGTGGACCTTCGATGAGGTCGCCGGTCAATATTATTACCATCGCTTCTATCATTTTGAGCCGGATCTCGACGTGATGCATCCCGAGGTACGGGAGGAAATCAAACGGGTCATCGATTTTTGGCTCTCTTTCGGCGTCTCCGGATTTCGAGTGGACGCCGTGTCTCACATGATCGAATCTCCGATTCCCGTCGCCGATCCTGCCTTGGTGCACGATCCTCATCAGGTGTTGCGCGACCTACGGTCGTTCGCCTCGTCCCGCAGAACGGATGTGGCGCTGCTCGGAGAAGCCGATGTGAAGTTGGAGGAGCTGAGAGCTTTTTTCGGGGAAGGTTCCGAATTGCATTTGCTGTACAATTTTTTCTTGGACAATTTATTGTTTCTCTCGCTCGCGACCGGCCGTGCCGAACCGATCGAGCGGGCGCTTCGTCTGTTGCCCTCCATTCCCCACGAATGCCAATGGATCAATTTCTTACGTAATCTCGATGAGCTGGACCTCGAACGGCTGACCGAGGATGAGCGCGAACAGGTCTATGTCGCCTTCGCACCGGATCCGGAGATGCGAATCTTCGGCCGAGGCATCCGCAGACGGCTCGCACCGATGCTGGGCGACCCCCGCAAAGTTCGTATGGCATTGAGTCTTCTCTTCTCATTGCCCGGCACGCCGATGTTGATCTACGGGGATGAGATCGGCATGGGTGAAAACCTGTCGTTGGACGGTCGCAATGCGGTACGTACGCCCATGCAATGGTCCTCGGCACGCCATGCGGGTTTTTCCACCGCAGCGGCGCAGGTTTTGACGGTGCCCGTCGTAACCAAAGGGCAGTTCAGTTATCGACGCATCAATGTCGATAGGCAGGTCGTCGAGCAGGACTCGACCTTGAATATCGCAAAGCGGCTCATCCGGCTGAGACGCCAATGTCCGGAATGGGGATGGGGAATGTGCCGGGTACTGGCCACCGGAGAACCAGGTATCTTTGCCCATTCTTGCGAATGGAAGGGACAGCGTCTGATCGCTGTTCATAACTTGGCCGAGAAAGCCGCCTCGGTCCGCCTGGACCGGGAACCGGAAACGACCTTAACTCCGCTACTGCCGAACGATTGTCGATCACATGGTGACTCGCACCGACTTGAGATCCCTTCATACGGATATGGTTGGTACCGAGTCGAGAAAACCTATCATTAAAATGGCGGATCATTGATTCAGTAACGCTACATGAGCCAGGCTTGTCTCACCGTTCAGTGGTGGCAACGAGGAATCATCTATCACATCTATCCCCGTTCCTTCGCCGACAGCAACGGCGACGGGATCGGCGACTTGCCCGGCGTCATCTCCAAACTTGAATACCTCCACTGGCTCGGAATCGACGCCGTATGGATATCGCCGATCTATCCCTCGCCGATGGCGGACTTCGGCTATGACATTTCCGATCACCGAGCCATCCATCGGATCTTCGGAACCATGGATGATTTTGACCGGCTGCTGGCGTCCGCCCATCGTCTTGGCATCAGAGTGATCCTGGACCTCGTACCCAACCATACATCGTCACAACATCCCTGGTTTCTCGAATCGCGCTCCTCCCGGAACAATCCCAAAAGGGGCTGGTACATCTGGAAAGATCCTGCATCGGACGGAGGCCCTCCCAATAATTGGCTCAGCACGTTCGGCGGCAGCGCCTGGGAGTTCGATGCAGGCACGTGTCAGTACTATTATCACGCATACCTCGCACAGCAGCCGGATCTCAATTGGCGCAATCCCGACGTCCGACAGGCCATGCACGAGGTCATGCGGTTTTGGTTGGACAGAGGCGTCGACGGGTTCCGTGTCGATGTGATCTGGCATCTCATCAAAGACGATCAGTTCCGCGCCAACCCGCCGAATCCGCACTATCGAGCAGGCGACTGGCCCTATCGCCGTTTGCTCGCCACCTATACCACCGACCGACCTGAAGTGCATCACATCATCGCGGGAATGCGGTCTGTGATGGACGAATATCCGGACCGACTCATGATCGGGGAAATTTACCTTCCGGTGGAGCGCCTTATCACCTATTACGGCACCGGAGGCGACGGCTGTCATCTGCCGTTCAACTTCCAGCTCATTGAGGAACCTTGGCATGCCGCTGCCGTCGCAGCCGCGGTGCAAACCTACGAGGCCGCGCTGCCGGCTCATGGCTGGCCGAACTGGGTGTTGAGCAATCACGACAAATCGCGCATCGCCAGCCGCGTCGGACTGCCTCAGGCGCGCATTGCAGCGATGCTCTTGCTGACGTTGCGGGGGACTCCGACCATTTATTATGGCGATGAAATCGGCATGGCGGACGTCCCGATTCCACCGCATCTCATTCAAGATCCTTGGGAGAAAAACGTCTCTGGTATTGGTCTCGGTCGTGATCCGGTTCGAACGCCGATGCAATGGGATACCTCACCACATGCCGGTTTTACGGCGGGCACACCATGGCTACCCGTTGATCAGGCCGCCGCAACCGTGAATGTTGAGGTGGAGCGCCAGGACCCTCAATCCATGTTGGTCCTATATCGTGAATTAATTCGCCTGCGCAATGCCGAAGAAACGTTGGTTCTCGGGTCGTACCGACTCCTGTCGGTCACGGACGAGGTGATGCTCTACCAGCGGGAACTCGACACACGTCGTCTGCTGATCGGCTTGAATTTTTCTGCTCGGCCTCGGCTGGCTCCCGTTCAGGCTCGCGGCACGATACTGCTCTCGACCGGCATGGATCGTGGGAGCGAGGGATTGGATGGTGAGTTAAGACTGCGCGGCAACGAGGGCATCGTAGCCGCTCTTGAATAAGACCGTCAGGTGATATGGCTTCGTCGTAATTATGACGGGCAATGAAAACGTTGTGAGCACATAGCAATTATGAGATGCAGTGTCAGGATTGCAAATCCTAAGGACCTCCGCCGCAAGGGCGGCCCCGACAGAAAGAACTGTCGGGGCCGGCTTCAAACAGGGCACGTTCCAGTGAGTGCTCCACACGGATCCCGGCTCGGGCACACCTAGAAGCACCTAGAAGTGGACGGCCAATCCGCCCACGAAATGACTGGCCTTGTAGTTACCCTCGACTCCGGCCGTGGTCCCTTGGAGCTGGGGGAAATCAAACCCGGCATAGTTGAACTTGTACTCGCCGAAGATCGACACGTTTCGATGCACGAAATATTTCATGCCAGCCAGCGCATTCAGGCCGACTTCCAAGTTGTCCGTGCTGCGCCCGAATTGATTGGATGTCTCGGCAAAGAATATGGCCGGACCGGCTCCGGCATACACTTGGAACGGACATTTCGCGTTGTCATCCGCGGTCGAGTGATCTTCATAATAGTGCGTGCGACCCTCTCTGGAGGAGGTCCCCTGGCGGGTACGATCGTACTCGCGATCATTCCGATTACGGTCCGGACAGGCGAGCCTTGTTCTGGCAATCACATTGAACGCGAGGGTGGTCACACGCAGGTTCGATCCGGGGAAGGCGGCGTTTTGCTCTAAATGCGGCGTGGTATTGAACCCTTCCATTTCAAGACCCAGCCAGCTCAGTCGCCCCGGATGGAAGTAGCCGATTTTCGCTCCGTAGATCACCGAATTGGCCAGATCGAAGCTCCCGAACTCCTGTCCTCCGAGCGTTCCTCTTCCGTCGATGCTCGAAAAACTGTGTCCCAACGTGAACCCGCCGAATCCGCCCAGATAGACTTCCCCCGATCGCCTATGCTCCACGACACGTTCTTCGACCACCACGCGATCACGCGGGACGCGTTCATCGGCTACGGTACGATCACGCGGCATGGTCCGCCCCGTGTCGGGATCCACCGTCGTCTGGGCATACGACATCGTGACACCGGCCAATAGGCCAAGGACCCCTGGCACGATCATGTGTCTCAGTTTCATAAGGACAAACCTCCCGTTAAAAGTTTCGACATATGCGGGAGGGCTGCAAAATACGAGCCTTCTACCGACATCCGGCATCTGATCGATGGTTGCACGATCGAGCCGTCACGTTTCAGAAGAAATACTGAGGATTCGTATCGGTATTGATTACGACCTGCCCGCGTGCTCTCACGCATCGTGAAAGTCCGGATGCGAACGAACGGACAGACTGTCCGGCATCGCGCAAAACATCCGCAATATCGTGCTCAGAACACGAATCAAAAGAGGCCTCAGTGAAGGGAGCTAGGGGTTATTCCGGCTCGGTCAAGACGAGACGATGAGCGATACCACACCCATTGCGTGCGCTCAGGCCGTTTTACGCCGAAATCCGTCCGAGCGTCGTTCACGGCGATGCGCTGAAGCAGACCGTTGCTTGGACTTGTCTTGTACGCTTCGTTTGAGCAACGCCATCAGGTCGACCACGTCTCCTCGGCTCGGCTTCTCCTCGACCTCGGGGATTTCCGTGCTGACGACCTCGGTTTCTCCGGCCTTGATTCGTTTGTCGATCAGCTTGAGCAGATCCTCATGATAGGTATCGTGATAGTCTTCAGGCTTCCAGTCGCCCGTCATTTCTTCGACCAGCTTGACGGCCATCTCTGATTCACGGGACGTCACTCCGACGGCTTTCACATTCTTCGGCGGAAGCTCCAGTTCGTCGGCGGCCCTGACCTCATTGGCATATCGGAGTGTGTTCATGACGATCATGTCGTCCATCGGAATCAGTGCGGCCACATACTGGCGCGTGCGGATCACGACGTTCGCGATGCCGACCTTGTGGGTCTGCCGCAGGGTCTCCCGCAACAGCGCATAACCTTTTTCACCTCGCCGGTCCGGAGCCAAGTAATAGGGTGTTTCAAAATACATCGGCGCGATCCGGTTTTCTTCCACGAAACGGAGAATGTCGATCGTCTGCGTGGCCTCGACGTTGGCGCGTCGGAAATCTTCCTCGGTGAGGACGACGTAGCGTCCTTTCTCATACTCGTATCCTTTGACGATCTGGTCCCAGGGCACGTCTTCTCCGGTCTCCTTGTTGTATCGTTTGAATCCGACGGGCTTCATGTCACGGCGGTCCAGCATGGTCAGATCGAAACTGTTTCGCTTCTCGGCCGAATAGAGTCCGACGGGGATATGGACGAGGCCGAAACTGATGGCACCTTTCCACAGAGTACGCGGCATGGCATCCTCTTCGGTCTTACCTGTCCATCGGTGTGGCCTCAGGCCGCGGCGAAGAACGGGCGGGCGCTCGACGTTTCCGCAACGGCCCTTGATGTGGGGAACGAGGCGATGTTATCGGCGGGATCCACGCGGGTGAGACGTCATGGACTTCAGGATCGTCGGCACGATTTCTTTGGCCATATCCCGCGTGAATTCGCGAAGAGCGTACACGATCGCCTCTTTGGAACGCTGCAACTCCGTCTGAACATTGCCTTTCACGTCGCCCCATAAATCGGACACGAAGTTTGAGCGGTCTTTGCCGGCCTCCCGATGCGGTCCCGGGAAATAGGGATAGACGCCGGGCTCCGTTTCTCGAGCTTCCTTCTTTTCCTCCGAAGGCATGACCGACGCTCCCCGGGCCTGAGGGGGATAATAGGGATACACTTTCTGGCGGCGATAGTTCTTCCCCAACATGCCGACGACATAACCGAACAGCACCATGCCGCCCAGCGCGGCCCAAGGCCTCACGTTCATCTGCCGAACGGGATTCAGCACCCGAGCGGATCGATCGATCAATTCCTTTCCCGTCTCTCCCATGTTGGAGGTGAGCCCGGACCATGTCGACTTCGCGTTCTCCCATTCATATCGGGCCTTTTCGTCCAGCAACTGAATCTTTCGGCCGATCTCGAGTCGGGTTTCGAGAATATCCTTTATGTCTTGCTCGACAATACTTGCTCTTTGATCCATTGTGCGTTTTCCTTCATTGAATGCAGAGTTCGGTGCGGCATGAGGTCGAAGCTCTGCAACGAGTTTTTACCCTTGATCACCAGTGCAAACCCCACGGCCAGGAGCACGAGACCGACCAGCCCGTACGAAGCCCACAGGGGAAGACCGGCGAATTCATGAAGCATCTGCACCAACATGAGCAGGGCGAACAGGCCTCCGAGGGCCGTGAACGCGATCCCGGCTCCCACCGCGACGGCCCCTTGGCGTATCTTGACGGTCTCCGCAAAGAACTCGTCCCGCATGAGTCGAAGCTCTTGCCGAAACAATGTCCGCACATCCCCGATCAATCCGCCGAGGAGACCGATGATGCCGTTCCTCGACGTGTGCGCGGCCTGTCCATGCGTGTCTTCTTGAATCGTCACGGCAACCTCCGACGTCGAGATGCAAGATAGCCCAGTCCCGCTCCCATCGTAAGCACAACCCAGGGATACCGTTGCATGATCGCTTCCGCACGGTTGATAAGATACTTTCCTCTCCTCATCGTCGATTCGCTTTCATGCGTGACATGATCCGGAAAGTACAGATGCATGTCGTCCTCCGTTCGTCCTCGTCGCCGACCTCTTTCTCCGCCACATGATGTGTTCTTCGGCTAGATCCTATCAGGCTGCCTCGAACGAGCCACTCGGCAACGCCCTAGATTTTGCTCCGCGATCATCGTCACAAGGGGTGTGAATCTGCGACACAAAGCCCCACCGGACAGGCGGCAAAGACGTCCGAACCTCGTACCCTATACCGTTCTCCCAAACGATCGGGAACGATCGAACGTCCGGTGAGAACGTCCTGAAACCGTCGGGTCCCCCACTCCGACGGTATCGTGATCCATGTCTCATCCCACGGCGACACCGTCGTTTCCGCCAGTCGTACGGCGATCAGCCTCGGCACAGCCGCCATGACCATCTGCGACTCGTGAAGGCGAGCAAAGGCAAGAAGGTGATTCGCTTCAGGCCCCTCCGTCTCGAGCGGGACGTATCTGCCCTGTTCAAAGACGTCCGCATGCCTTCGGCGACAGTGAAGACCTGCCACAATGAGGTACAGCTTGATGCGGCCGTCCTCGGGATGACTTTGGAGGTCTCGAACGGCGTCGGTCCGCTCCGGCCGCGCAAGTATGTCCTTGAGTTCCTGGAGGAGAGCGAATCGATGCCCGTAATCGACGGGACGCCGATTGTCGGGGTCCACGAGGTTCCAATCCCACAGTTCCGACCCTTGATAAAAATCGGGAGTCCCCGGCGCCGTGATCTTGACGAGCGTCTGTGCCAGGGAATTGATGAGTCCGGCCCGGGCGATCCGCTTCTGGAAGGGCAAGAAGTCGTCGAGAAATTTGTTGGTGCGGCTGCCGTCGAGGATCGCCTGAACGAAGCGCCGCACGCCCTCGTCGTACTCACGATTCGGGTTGATCCAGCTGGTATGGACCTTGGCCTCGTGTACGGCCTTCTCCATGTATTGCCGGATGCGGGCACACAAGGTATCGCGTTCCTCCGGACGCAGATCACCCGGCGGCCAGGCCCCCAGGAGCGTTTGATAGAGCAGATACTCATCGTTGGCGTCCGGGATGTCGTCGTTGTCCTGCCTCGCACGATATCTGGCATTCAACTTCCGCCACCTGGTCACCCGTGCCTTCCATTCATCGGGGATCTCGGACAGGACATTCAATCGGGCACGCGCATCTTCCCCCCGCTTGGTATCGTGCGTCGCGGTGGCCGACAACCCCTTGGGCCATCGAGCCAGCCGGTCGACCATACGGCGATGGAACACCTCCGGAGCGATCCCGAATTGTTGCGGGTCTCCTCCGACTTCATTGAGAGACAAGAGCCGGTTATACCGATAAAACAGGGTATCTTCGATGCCCTTGGCCGTCACCGGACTCGTGGTCTGCTGGAACTTCATGACGAAGCGTTCATACTCTTCGGTTTTGACGACTGCGTGGCGATGTTCCTTCAACAGAAGCCCCCGAATAAAGTCGAACACCTCGCCGCCGATTGTAGGATTGCGCCGTTTGGCTTGGGCCACCGCCCTATGGATGTACGCACGGTCTCGCTCACTGACCGGCTCCGCTCCCACCGTCACATAGGTCCGGTACACGGGGAAACAGGCGATGATTTCCCGGATGGCATTGGTCAGACTGTTGAGCGTGAAGTCTCTCGATCGCCGATCCCGCTCGGACAGGAGATTGAGCTGATGGCCGAGCACGTTGATCTCGCTCGCCATGGAGGCCCGCATGATCAGCTGTTTTGCGCCGTACGCCACATCGGCGTACGACTGAGTGCGCCCGGTTATGCGCCGATAGAGATCGCTGAAGGCTCGTTCCCGGGTGGGATCCACGAACAATCCGTTGACCATATTGAGAAACTCATATCCCGTGGTGCCGTCGATCGGCCAGGATTCCGGCAACGATTCATCCCACCCGAGTATTTTTTCGACGACGACGAACAACGGCCGCTCTCCCGACGAGTGACCGCTCAACTCGATCCCGGCCCGGCTCTGCAATTGTCGAAGATACGCGGCGGGATCGTAGAGCCCGTCGACATGGTCGATACGGACTCCCGCCGCCGCGCCGTCTCGAAGGAGCTGAAACACGACGGCATGCGTCGCCTCGAACACGGAACCTTCTTCTACGCGGATCGCGGCGAGATCGTTGATGTCGAAAAATCGACGGTAGTTGATCTCTTCCGAGGCGACCTTCCATGAGGCCAATCGATAGGCCTGTTGGTCGAGCAATGCGTCCAGCAGATCGAAACTGCGCGGGTCTCCCACGCTCCCATTGAAAAGACGGATATTGTCATGAACGAATGCCGCGATACGTTGATGGCCCGCCATGAGGGCGGCGATGCGTCTCCGGATGACCTCTTTCTCTCGTTCCCGTTCCTCGCGCTCATCCGGCGTGCTGTCCTCGCGATCGGGAAGATGGCGAATGGCGGTCAGAATGCTCTGCAATTCCATGAGTCCGTCGCTTTCGGCCTGCGCCGCCTCGTCGGACAACAACGTGTCGAGCCGATGCGACAAGAGCGTGCTCCACGATGTTGGAGCGAGCGGCAGCCGGTGGTCTCCACAGCGGATGACAAAGCGGTCTTCTTCGTAGGCGACCGCGATCTCTTGTCGTTCAAGCACGACCCCGTAGTGATCCGATAGGATCGGAAGCAGGACCTTGTTGTGCAATTCCCGCTTGAGGGGATGCCAATCGATATCGAACGCTCCCGCATAACGGGACGACGGTCCGTTTTCCAGCACGTCATACCACCATTGATTCAAGGCTTTGGCGATTCCCATGTGATTGGGAACGACGTCGAGAATCAGCCCCATGCCGCAATCGTTCAAACTTTTGGACCAGGCTCTGAATTCCTCTTCCGTCCCGAGTTCAGGATTGAGACGCGACGGGTCGATGACATCATAGCCGTGCAGGCTCCCGGGCATGGCGGCAAGGATGGACGAACTGTAACAATGGGTGATCCCGAGATCGTGGAGATAGGCGGTAAGGGCACGCGCCCGGCGAAATCCGAAGTCGGCATGGAGTTGAAGCCGATACGTGGCCAGCAAGCGACGGCCGGACATCACGACTCCATTGGCTCAGGAAACAGGTTCCATGAAATTCATCGGCACTTTGGCGTCGCGCGGAATGACGACCAGGCCGGTCGGCGTGAGATGGCATCCGGGAAGTTGAGGCGAGTCCTGAAAACCGATATCGCTGTCGGCGGGGATACTGCTGAATCGGTCCGCGATCACGCGGTGCAATCGTGCGTGCGCCCCGATGTGCACACCGTCCATGATGACGCACTCTTCGAGGCGGGCGCCCGACTCGATCCGAACCCCGCGGCCGATCACGGAAGACCGAATGTCCGCATCCACGATATGGCTTCCTTGGCCGATCATGGAGTTGTCCGCATAGCTCCGAACCATCGAAGCCATGGGACCGTCATATACGCCCGCGGCGATCGGCCACTGTCCGTTTCGCAGGTCAAGCGGCGGCTTCTCTCCCAACAGATCCATATTGCTCTGCCAATAGGCGTCCAGCGTGCCGACATCGCGCCAGTACCCCCGCTCTTCATGCGGACGCAGACCCGGCACGTCGTTGCGCAGGAAATCATACGCGTAGACCTTCCGGCCTTGGATGAGATCGGGAATGACATTGCGGCCGAAATCGTGACTGCCTGGACGGGCGGCATCCCGCTCCAAGGTGCGCAATAATACGGAAGTATCGAAGATATAGTTCCCCATGGAAGAAAGCGCCAAATGGGGATGTCCCGGCATGGCGCGGGGCGTTTTGGGTTTTTCCTCGAATCCGACCAGTCGGTCCGTATGATCGATCTCAAGAATGCCGAATTGAGACGACTGCTCGATCGGCACGGGCAACGCCGCCACCGTGGCTTCGGCCCCGCATTCACGATGGAATTGAATCATCTGCGACACATCCATTCGAAAAATATGGTCCGCCCCGAATACGGCCACGACGTCGGGACGGAAATCGACGATAAGATTCAGGTTGTGATAGACCGCGTCGGCCGTCCCCTCATACCACCCGCCTCGCGCGCGCATTTGAGGTGGAACGACGGTAATGAACTGGTCTTTCAGGCGTCCCGCGGTGCTCCATGATTCCCGCACATGCTCGATCAACGATTGGGAGCGATATTGCACCAGCACATAGTTGGCCGAGATGCCCGAATTGAGCATGTTGCTCAGAACAAAATCGATGATTCGATATTTCCCTCCGAACGGCACGGCCGGTTTGCTGCGCACGGCCGTCAGCGGCATGAGCCGTTCGCCTTTTCCTCCCGCCATGATCATCGCCAGAACCCGGACAGGCCTCATGACGGCGTCATCCTATCGACCGTGAGTTCGAAGAGGCACTCGTAAATACCCGAGGTGAATGTTCGCCACATCGGCCCAATTTTTTGACGATGCCTAGAGCGCCAAGGTCTCTCGGATCAATCGCACGATCGTATCCGGACTGCGGGCGGTATCGACGGTCAGCGTGTCGTCGAGAGGTTCTTCCAACGTTTTCAACTGGCTTTGAAGCAACGCCGGGTTCATGAAGTGACCGCGGCGTCCTTTGAGTCGCTCTTCCAGCACACGCGCTTCGGTCCGCAAATACACGAACAGGACCTCCGGCCCCACACGCAAATACCGACGGTATGCACGTTTGAGTGCCGAACAGGCCAGCACGGCGTTTCGGCGTTGCGACAGAATGTCCTCAATCGTGTCGCGGAGACGAGAGAGCCAGGGCCAGCGGTCTTCATCGTTCAAGGGAACGCCTCGGTTCAACTTGGCGAGGTTCGCCTCTTCGTGAAAATCATCCGCGTCGATGAACCTCCATCCCAGCGCCTTCGCCAACGCGCTTCCCACACGTGTTTTACCCGTGCCGGTCACTCCGAACACGATGATCACCATCGCCGAGACTCCTGTATCCATCACCCTAGGGAGTGTTCGTCGATCAAACGAACTAGGCTGAAGCCTAGTCCACTTTCAGAATGACTGACAGCTATGGGTGAACGAAACGGATGCCGCTCGGCGCATCGCCGACGAGCAGGAGTGCCCGACCGAAGATCCATCCCTATCCGAAGTAAGCCATGAATGTCGCTGAACTGTAAGTGGAACACGTCCATCACGAAGTCTCGACGGTGACTGGTCCATCCCGTGGGACTAGGGGCTTCCCGAGGCGTAATCCACGGTCAAAATCCATAGAGTGAATCGGCTTTTTATCAACCGCCCCACCACTCAGTACGGAGGCCGCCATGCTCGACCGTAGCCCTCTGTTTGAACGACTACATCAGGCCACCCGCCTGGCTCATAGACGCCTTGAACGTCGGATGGCTCTGTGTTGCCCGCACTTCGACCTCTACGATTATCGACGGTTGCTCCAAGACTTTTTGGGATTCTATAAACCGCTGGAACGTAAGCTCATCGTCCTCGCGGGCCCCCTCCTTCCTTCACGTTATCTTCTGCAGCGCTGCAAGGTTCCACATTTGGAGCAAGACCTGTTGTCGCTCGGTATGACCGAGGCTGATTTGG
Proteins encoded:
- a CDS encoding alpha-amylase, producing MSQACLTVQWWQRGIIYHIYPRSFADSNGDGIGDLPGVISKLEYLHWLGIDAVWISPIYPSPMADFGYDISDHRAIHRIFGTMDDFDRLLASAHRLGIRVILDLVPNHTSSQHPWFLESRSSRNNPKRGWYIWKDPASDGGPPNNWLSTFGGSAWEFDAGTCQYYYHAYLAQQPDLNWRNPDVRQAMHEVMRFWLDRGVDGFRVDVIWHLIKDDQFRANPPNPHYRAGDWPYRRLLATYTTDRPEVHHIIAGMRSVMDEYPDRLMIGEIYLPVERLITYYGTGGDGCHLPFNFQLIEEPWHAAAVAAAVQTYEAALPAHGWPNWVLSNHDKSRIASRVGLPQARIAAMLLLTLRGTPTIYYGDEIGMADVPIPPHLIQDPWEKNVSGIGLGRDPVRTPMQWDTSPHAGFTAGTPWLPVDQAAATVNVEVERQDPQSMLVLYRELIRLRNAEETLVLGSYRLLSVTDEVMLYQRELDTRRLLIGLNFSARPRLAPVQARGTILLSTGMDRGSEGLDGELRLRGNEGIVAALE
- a CDS encoding gluconate kinase; this encodes MVIIVFGVTGTGKTRVGSALAKALGWRFIDADDFHEEANLAKLNRGVPLNDEDRWPWLSRLRDTIEDILSQRRNAVLACSALKRAYRRYLRVGPEVLFVYLRTEARVLEERLKGRRGHFMNPALLQSQLKTLEEPLDDTLTVDTARSPDTIVRLIRETLAL
- a CDS encoding Ku protein, with product MPRTLWKGAISFGLVHIPVGLYSAEKRNSFDLTMLDRRDMKPVGFKRYNKETGEDVPWDQIVKGYEYEKGRYVVLTEEDFRRANVEATQTIDILRFVEENRIAPMYFETPYYLAPDRRGEKGYALLRETLRQTHKVGIANVVIRTRQYVAALIPMDDMIVMNTLRYANEVRAADELELPPKNVKAVGVTSRESEMAVKLVEEMTGDWKPEDYHDTYHEDLLKLIDKRIKAGETEVVSTEIPEVEEKPSRGDVVDLMALLKRSVQDKSKQRSASAHRRERRSDGFRRKTA